The DNA sequence CAACATGATACGGGGTGGAGGTCTCATTTATGGAACAAATCAATACgtttcaaaaagaaagattagaACATCAGTCTCATCGATCTCATAAGTATCATACTAAATCTCATCAACTGAATCGCTTTTTAGAAATACAAAACGAAATTCAACCCGAGTGTAACTCACTCTCTAAGGAATAGAAGTTCAGAATCTCTATCAACCCGAGCGTAGCTGGTGCGTACTTTTAATCGGGGACAAAAATTGGAACCCTCCCGTTTCACGATTATTACACTAAACGaccgaagaaaaaaaaacgtgaaAATACTTTATATTTGCACATAAGTTCTTTCaacaatttaatgaaaataaaaatcaacatACAAATAGGATTCAAAGATCAACAATCAAGGGAAAAACATGGattaaattacatatttacCCCAAAGAAAACAACGAGCTTGTGAGACCCATCGGCAACTGATCAGCACCACCATGCTCCGCCGCCGTGGCCTTCATTTCACGGCTGCACGTAACTTTACTACAATCTAAACCCAGCGACATGGGAGTGGCTATGAAACTTGGGTTAACTTCTCCCGCCATTATTACCAACATCTTGTCCTGAAACACCGTGGGTGGCGGCGGATTCCGGCCATCTCCGCCCTTGCCACGAGCAGACTCCATGTCGGCGGCTCGAGCAGCACCGGCGTGGCCGTTCAATACAGATGCAGAAACGTTCCAGCAATATGAGCAGGCAATGATCAAGAGGGCAATGGCAATAAGACTTGAAACGGCGGCGAGGGCGCCGAATAAGTACGGCACCGGCGTATGCCACAGCGTGGTGGGTGAGGGTGTCTCCATAGTGATAAAAGATTCTCTGCTGGCTGCAGCCATGGCTGTTCTTCTTATCTTAGGTATGTgagtttgttgtttgtttccaAAGCtttttgttggaagaaaaagtaTTGCAATGATAGAGACCGAACTATCAATCGATACCGATACATTTTAAAGGATCAAATAGATAAAAGTATGAATGATAGTAATTGAACTATCGACCTTTAAAATGGTAATGGGGAGCCACACGATAGATATCCTATACTATTCtacaaaaaatacatataagaTAAATAATCCCAACTCTCCTTAAACCGAACCTTTAGAATggtaattaatgttttattcaCATAGCTGCATTTGAATTGACGTACAAACCTGatcttttttagttcaacaattgCAATGATGAGACCGAACTATTGACCTTTAGAATGGCAATGATGAGACCAAAATATTGACCTTTAGAATGGTCATTGATGTCTTATTTACTGAGTTACGTTCAAACCAAACTATCGACCTTTAGAATGGTGAGTTATGTTCAAACCAAACTATCGACCTTTAGAATAGTAATTGATGTCTTATTCATTGACCTACGCTCAAATTAACGTACaaacctaattttttatttttttttagttcaaccgCCTTTAGAACGATAATTGATATCTTATTCACTAAGCTACATAGAATGAACGATAATTGATATCTTATTCACTAAGCTACATAGAATGAACGATAATTGATATCTTATTCACTAAGCTACATAGAATGTTAATTGATATCTTATTCACTCAGCTATATTCAAATGGACGTAAAACCTAATCTTTTTTCATTCGACCGAACTATTAACCTTTAGAATGGTAATTTATGTCTTATTCACTAAAATGTGTTCGAATTGATGAACAAACCTAAAGAACCACTAGAACTAGAAGGAAATGAGTACAAGAAATGAATTAAGTATACAAAATGGTGGGGATTATTTAGTTCAAGGGAATTCTATGTGCATTGGATCTTTCCAAATGAGTGTTTTCTAAACCATATTTTTGGAAAGATACTCATAACAACTACAAGTTGTTTTGTGGTGGAGGAACTTATTAGATATTCAAGAACTCGAACACAACACTTCAAAGATGGGTTAAACACAAACCTGAAAACTAAGAACGATACGtatatgacatttataatgaatttaaacttacttttaagaaaaagtatttttaagtaTAACATTCGCTCTATAAg is a window from the Cucurbita pepo subsp. pepo cultivar mu-cu-16 chromosome LG07, ASM280686v2, whole genome shotgun sequence genome containing:
- the LOC111798843 gene encoding protein GLUTAMINE DUMPER 5-like, yielding MAAASRESFITMETPSPTTLWHTPVPYLFGALAAVSSLIAIALLIIACSYCWNVSASVLNGHAGAARAADMESARGKGGDGRNPPPPTVFQDKMLVIMAGEVNPSFIATPMSLGLDCSKVTCSREMKATAAEHGGADQLPMGLTSSLFSLG